The following are encoded in a window of Doryrhamphus excisus isolate RoL2022-K1 chromosome 16, RoL_Dexc_1.0, whole genome shotgun sequence genomic DNA:
- the arhgef7b gene encoding rho guanine nucleotide exchange factor 7b isoform X2, translated as MNAAEQTVTWLITLGVLESPKKSISDPEAFLRTSLQDGVVLCRLLERLRPGTTDKFFQEPRTDGERQRNISEFIKGCGAFGVEAFEVNDLFQGLNFPKVLNSLVALSKATEESGSDSCVPHSATLRIKSFDSLNSQSRSSKLPPAQYRSLDMSEGSGCGHFLVKARFPFQQTNEDELSFSKGDIISVSRQEEGGWWEGSLNGKSGWFPSNYVRELKGHDKAADKPKSGTLKSPPKGFDTSIISKTYYNVVLQNILEAESEYSRELQSLLVSYLRSLQPTDRLSSVDISHIQGNLEEISTFQQMLVQSLEEQTKLPECQQRIGGFFQSLMPQMRTLYVAYCANHPSAVNVLTQQSEELGEYMESKGASSPGILTLTTSLSKPFTRMEKYPTLLKELDRHMEDQHPDRGDLQASMTSFQSLAALCQETRKKKDLELQILTEPIRNWEGDDIKTLGPVLHMSQAAVCSQNCQESSERYLVLFPHTLLFLSASLRMSGFIYQGKMPLSGMLISRIEDGDNLKNAFEISGSQCERMQVVCNNQQDLLDWLDLLTKHTHTPAAHAHRTQSVCHTLPSVPATPSRHSESRGGSGGHAYHTLPHPSSYGGGPMCGPLEPPTTPKPWSMSCLRPAPPLRPCAALSNKEDMSKSPKNMKKLLPKRKPERKPSEEDFTVRKSTAALEEDAQILKVIEAYCTSAKTRQTLNSSSSRRDVHMLFPEEEKIIVEETRSNGQTVMEERSLVDTVYSLRDEVQELKQDNKRMKRTLEEEQRARKELERIIRRVLKNMNDPTWDETNL; from the exons ATGAACGCGGCAGAGCAGACGGTAACGTGGCTCATCACGCTCGGGGTCCTGGAGTCTCCCAAGAAAAGCATCTCTGATCCGGAGGCTTTTCTCCGGACGTCTCTGCAGGACGGGGTCGTGCTGTGCAGGCTACTGGAGCGACTGAGACCAGGGACGACGGACAAA TTTTTCCAGGAACCGAGGACCGATGGTGAACGTCAGCGGAACATTAGCGAGTTCATCAAAGGTTGCGGGGCTTTCGGCGTGGAG GCTTTTGAGGTCAATGACCTCTTTCAGGGACTCAACTTCCCCAAGGTCCTGAACTCCCTGGTTGCGCTAAGCAAGGCCACTGAAG AATCAGGTTCCGATTCATGTGTGCCACATTCCGCCACGCTGAGGATTAAATCTTTCGATTCTCTGAACAGTCAAAGTCGCTCCTCCAAATTGCCACCAGCTCAGTACCGCAGCCTT GACATGTCGGAGGGAAGTGGGTGTGGCCATTTTCTGGTCAAGGCACGCTTCCCCTTCCAGCAGACAAATGAGGACGAACTGTCTTTCTCCAAGGGCGACATCATTAGTGTGAGCAGGCAGGAGGAGGGGGGCTGGTGGGAAGGTTCGCTTAATGGCAAGAGTGGctggttccccagtaactatgTGCGGGAGCTGAAAGGACACG ACAAAGCAGCTGACAAACCAAAGTCCGGGACGCTGAAAAGTCCTCCCAAAGGTTTTGACACATCTATCATCAGTAAAACCTACTACAATGTA gtcttACAGAACATCCTGGAGGCAGAGAGCGAATATTCAAGGGAGCTACAAAGTCTTCTGGTGTCGTACCTGCGCTCCCTCCAGCCCACTGACAG GCTGAGCAGCGTCGACATCAGCCACATTCAGGGAAACCTAGAGGAGATCTCAACCTTCCAGCAGATGTTGGTTCAGTCCTTGGAGGAGCAAACAAA gcTTCCAGAATGCCAGCAAAGGATAGGAGGCTTCTTCCAGAGTCTAATGCCCCAGATGAGAACCCTTTATGTGGCCTACTGTGCAAACCATCCATCTGCTGTCAATGTGCTGACACAGCAAAG CGAGGAGTTGGGGGAATATATGGAGTCCAAGGGGGCATCCAGTCCGGGGATTCTGACTCTGACCACCAGTTTGAGTAAACCCTTCACTCGGATGGAGAAATACCCCACCCTTCTGAAGGAATTGGACAGACATATGGAG GACCAGCACCCGGACAGAGGAGACCTCCAAGCTTCTATGACGTCATTCCAAAGCCTTGCA GCTCTGTGCCAAGAAACGAGGAAGAAGAAGGATCTGGAGTTACAGATTCTAACTGAGCCAATCAGGAACTGGGAGGGCGATGACATCAAGACTCTCGGCCCTGTTCTTCACATGTCCCAGGCTGCTGTCTGCTCTCAGAACTGTCAG GAGTCAAGTGAGCGTTACCTTGTGCTCTTCCCTCATACTCTGCTCTTCCTTTCTGCAAGTCTGAGGATGAGCGGTTTCATCTACCAG gGGAAGATGCCACTGTCGGGCATGTTGATTTCCAGGATAGAAGATGGAGACAACCTGAAGAATGCTTTTGAAATTTCTG GTTCCCAGTGTGAGCGGATGCAGGTGGTGTGCAACAATCAGCAGGATCTACTGGACTGGCTGGACCTTctcaccaaacacacacacactcctgctgcacacgcacacaggaCTCAGTCCGTGTGTCACACA TTGCCCTCCGTGCCAGCCACCCCTTCCAGACACTCAGAGTCTCGTGGCGGTAGCGGCGGACACGCCTATCACACCCTCCCCCATCCTTCCTCATACGGCGGCGGCCCCATGTGTGGGCCACTGGAACCACCCACTACCCCAAAACCCTGGAGCATGAGTTGCCTTCGGCCGGCACCTCCTCTCCGGCCGTGTGCTGCACTTTCCAACAAGGAG GATATGAGCAAGAGTcccaaaaatatgaagaagCTGCTCCCCAAGAGGAAGCCTGAAAGGAAACCCTCCGAAGAGGACTTCACTGTCCGAAAGA GCACAGCAGCTCTGGAAGAGGATGCCCAGATTCTAAAAGTGATTGAGGCGTACTGTACCAGCGCCAAGACGAGACAGACTCTCAACTCCA GCTCCAGCAGGAGGGATGTTCACATGTTGTTCCCAGAGGAGGAGAAGATCATAGTGGAGGAAACTAGGAGTAACGGGCAAACTGTAATGGAAGAGAG GAGCCTGGTGGACACTGTGTACAGTTTGAGAGACGAGGTCCAAGAACTCAAACAG GACAACAAGAGGATGAAAAGGACATTAGAGGAGGAGCAGCGAGCCAGGAAAGAGCTGGAGAGGATCATCAGGAGAGTTTTGAAGAACATGAATGACCCGACCTGGGATGAGACCAACCTCTGA
- the arhgef7b gene encoding rho guanine nucleotide exchange factor 7b isoform X1: MNAAEQTVTWLITLGVLESPKKSISDPEAFLRTSLQDGVVLCRLLERLRPGTTDKFFQEPRTDGERQRNISEFIKGCGAFGVEAFEVNDLFQGLNFPKVLNSLVALSKATEESGSDSCVPHSATLRIKSFDSLNSQSRSSKLPPAQYRSLDMSEGSGCGHFLVKARFPFQQTNEDELSFSKGDIISVSRQEEGGWWEGSLNGKSGWFPSNYVRELKGHDKAADKPKSGTLKSPPKGFDTSIISKTYYNVVLQNILEAESEYSRELQSLLVSYLRSLQPTDRLSSVDISHIQGNLEEISTFQQMLVQSLEEQTKLPECQQRIGGFFQSLMPQMRTLYVAYCANHPSAVNVLTQQSEELGEYMESKGASSPGILTLTTSLSKPFTRMEKYPTLLKELDRHMEDQHPDRGDLQASMTSFQSLAALCQETRKKKDLELQILTEPIRNWEGDDIKTLGPVLHMSQAAVCSQNCQESSERYLVLFPHTLLFLSASLRMSGFIYQGKMPLSGMLISRIEDGDNLKNAFEISGSQCERMQVVCNNQQDLLDWLDLLTKHTHTPAAHAHRTQSVCHTLPSVPATPSRHSESRGGSGGHAYHTLPHPSSYGGGPMCGPLEPPTTPKPWSMSCLRPAPPLRPCAALSNKEDMSKSPKNMKKLLPKRKPERKPSEEDFTVRKSTAALEEDAQILKVIEAYCTSAKTRQTLNSTWQGTDLMHNHVLADSSLLVTVTPGNPPCSDQSEDSDYDSIWTATSYRTASFSRSSRRDVHMLFPEEEKIIVEETRSNGQTVMEERSLVDTVYSLRDEVQELKQDNKRMKRTLEEEQRARKELERIIRRVLKNMNDPTWDETNL; encoded by the exons ATGAACGCGGCAGAGCAGACGGTAACGTGGCTCATCACGCTCGGGGTCCTGGAGTCTCCCAAGAAAAGCATCTCTGATCCGGAGGCTTTTCTCCGGACGTCTCTGCAGGACGGGGTCGTGCTGTGCAGGCTACTGGAGCGACTGAGACCAGGGACGACGGACAAA TTTTTCCAGGAACCGAGGACCGATGGTGAACGTCAGCGGAACATTAGCGAGTTCATCAAAGGTTGCGGGGCTTTCGGCGTGGAG GCTTTTGAGGTCAATGACCTCTTTCAGGGACTCAACTTCCCCAAGGTCCTGAACTCCCTGGTTGCGCTAAGCAAGGCCACTGAAG AATCAGGTTCCGATTCATGTGTGCCACATTCCGCCACGCTGAGGATTAAATCTTTCGATTCTCTGAACAGTCAAAGTCGCTCCTCCAAATTGCCACCAGCTCAGTACCGCAGCCTT GACATGTCGGAGGGAAGTGGGTGTGGCCATTTTCTGGTCAAGGCACGCTTCCCCTTCCAGCAGACAAATGAGGACGAACTGTCTTTCTCCAAGGGCGACATCATTAGTGTGAGCAGGCAGGAGGAGGGGGGCTGGTGGGAAGGTTCGCTTAATGGCAAGAGTGGctggttccccagtaactatgTGCGGGAGCTGAAAGGACACG ACAAAGCAGCTGACAAACCAAAGTCCGGGACGCTGAAAAGTCCTCCCAAAGGTTTTGACACATCTATCATCAGTAAAACCTACTACAATGTA gtcttACAGAACATCCTGGAGGCAGAGAGCGAATATTCAAGGGAGCTACAAAGTCTTCTGGTGTCGTACCTGCGCTCCCTCCAGCCCACTGACAG GCTGAGCAGCGTCGACATCAGCCACATTCAGGGAAACCTAGAGGAGATCTCAACCTTCCAGCAGATGTTGGTTCAGTCCTTGGAGGAGCAAACAAA gcTTCCAGAATGCCAGCAAAGGATAGGAGGCTTCTTCCAGAGTCTAATGCCCCAGATGAGAACCCTTTATGTGGCCTACTGTGCAAACCATCCATCTGCTGTCAATGTGCTGACACAGCAAAG CGAGGAGTTGGGGGAATATATGGAGTCCAAGGGGGCATCCAGTCCGGGGATTCTGACTCTGACCACCAGTTTGAGTAAACCCTTCACTCGGATGGAGAAATACCCCACCCTTCTGAAGGAATTGGACAGACATATGGAG GACCAGCACCCGGACAGAGGAGACCTCCAAGCTTCTATGACGTCATTCCAAAGCCTTGCA GCTCTGTGCCAAGAAACGAGGAAGAAGAAGGATCTGGAGTTACAGATTCTAACTGAGCCAATCAGGAACTGGGAGGGCGATGACATCAAGACTCTCGGCCCTGTTCTTCACATGTCCCAGGCTGCTGTCTGCTCTCAGAACTGTCAG GAGTCAAGTGAGCGTTACCTTGTGCTCTTCCCTCATACTCTGCTCTTCCTTTCTGCAAGTCTGAGGATGAGCGGTTTCATCTACCAG gGGAAGATGCCACTGTCGGGCATGTTGATTTCCAGGATAGAAGATGGAGACAACCTGAAGAATGCTTTTGAAATTTCTG GTTCCCAGTGTGAGCGGATGCAGGTGGTGTGCAACAATCAGCAGGATCTACTGGACTGGCTGGACCTTctcaccaaacacacacacactcctgctgcacacgcacacaggaCTCAGTCCGTGTGTCACACA TTGCCCTCCGTGCCAGCCACCCCTTCCAGACACTCAGAGTCTCGTGGCGGTAGCGGCGGACACGCCTATCACACCCTCCCCCATCCTTCCTCATACGGCGGCGGCCCCATGTGTGGGCCACTGGAACCACCCACTACCCCAAAACCCTGGAGCATGAGTTGCCTTCGGCCGGCACCTCCTCTCCGGCCGTGTGCTGCACTTTCCAACAAGGAG GATATGAGCAAGAGTcccaaaaatatgaagaagCTGCTCCCCAAGAGGAAGCCTGAAAGGAAACCCTCCGAAGAGGACTTCACTGTCCGAAAGA GCACAGCAGCTCTGGAAGAGGATGCCCAGATTCTAAAAGTGATTGAGGCGTACTGTACCAGCGCCAAGACGAGACAGACTCTCAACTCCA CCTGGCAAGGGACTGATCTCATGCACAACCATGTGCTCGCTGACTCCAGCCTCCTGGTGACTGTCACCCCGGGCAACCCGCCGTGCTCCGACCAGTCAGAGGACTCGGATTATGACAGTATCTGGACCGCCACTAGTTACAGGACTGCTTCGTTTTCTC GCTCCAGCAGGAGGGATGTTCACATGTTGTTCCCAGAGGAGGAGAAGATCATAGTGGAGGAAACTAGGAGTAACGGGCAAACTGTAATGGAAGAGAG GAGCCTGGTGGACACTGTGTACAGTTTGAGAGACGAGGTCCAAGAACTCAAACAG GACAACAAGAGGATGAAAAGGACATTAGAGGAGGAGCAGCGAGCCAGGAAAGAGCTGGAGAGGATCATCAGGAGAGTTTTGAAGAACATGAATGACCCGACCTGGGATGAGACCAACCTCTGA